A window of Lysobacter sp. TY2-98 genomic DNA:
CTCGCCGCCAGCAAGAAGACCGGTGCGCGCAAGGCGGCCAAGAAGGCCGCGAAGAAGGCCGGCGCCCGCAAGGCCACCGCGAAGAAGGCCGGTGCTCGCAAGACCACCGCCAAGAAGGCCGGCGCGCGCAAGACGACCGCCAAGAAGGCGACGGCCCGCAAGAGCACCGGTCGCAAGTCGGCCAAGCGCGTCGCCGCCGGCAAGAAGGCGGCCACCACGCGCAAGGTCGGGGCCGCCAAGAAGGCGGTGAAGAAGGCGACCAAAAAGGCCATCAAGCGCGCAGGCGCCGCGGTCAAGAAGGCGGCAACCAGCGCGCGTCGCTCGGCGGCCGCGAAGAAGGGCGCCGCCGCCCGCAAGGGCACGGCCCGCAAGACGACCGCCCGCAAGGCCGTCGGCAAGCGCGCCACCGCCAAGAAGGCATCGACGAAGAAGTCGTCGGCCAAGAAGGCATCCGCCAAGAAGGCCACGCGCAAGACCGCGGCCAAGAAGGGTGGTGCCCGCAAGACCGCCGCGAAGAAGGGCGGCGCCCGCAAGGCCACCGCACGCGGCGCATCGCGCGGCCGCGGTGGTCGCGCCGACAGCCGCGCCAGCCTGTAACCCGCCACACGCTGTAACCCCGGTGCCGGCGGTCCGCCGCCGGCACCTTCCGAATCCACCACGCGCCGCATGACGCGACGCGCCTACGACATCAACACGAAAGCAGCACGGGGAAGGGCCGATGGCCGTCAAGATCGAAAAGAAAATCAAGGGCTACAGCGTGATCAGCGCGGAGGACCGCGCGCGCGAGGCCCAGGCCAGCACTGCCCCGGCGGAATCGAAGATCGCCGACGTCATCCAGATGCACGAGCGCCTCGAGCGCCCGGAAGTGCTGATCGGTTCCACCTACAAGATCAAGACGCCGCTGGTCGAGCACGCCATGTACGTGACGATCAACGACATCGTGCTCAACGCCGGCACCGAACACGAACAGCGCCGCCCGTTCGAGGTGTTCATCAACTCCAAGTCGATGGACCACTTCCAGTGGATCGTCGGCCTCACCCGCATCATGTCCGCCGTGTTCCGCAAGGGCGGCGACGTCACCTTCCTCGTCGACGAGATGAAGGCCGTGTTCGACCCGCGCGGCGGCTACTTCAAGGCCGGCGGCGTCTACATGCCGAGCCTGGTCGCCGAGATCGGCGCCGTGGTCGAAGACCACCTCAAGTCGATCGGCATGATCGTCGACAACAACCTCTCCGACACCCAGCGCGCGCTGATCGCCGAGAAGCGCGCCGCCTACGAGCGCGCTACCCAGCCCGCCGCCAACGAAAGCGTCTCCGTCACCGGCGACGGCACCGCCTTCCCGCCCAGCGCGACCATGTGCCACAAGTGCAGCACGAAGGCGCTGGTGCTGATGGATGGGTGTGCGACTTGCTTGAATTGTGGGTATAGCAAGTGCGGGTGAGGTAAAACGCAATAGTGTTCGATGAGAAGGGTCGGGATCAGAAATGAGCCCGACCTTTTTTCTGGGCGTACTACCAGCACTCCACTTCGAGACACAACGTGCGCGTCAACTCGATAACGATTCAGAACGTTCGCAGCTTCCTCGAACCCGCCACATTCAGGCTCGACGGACCCATGAGTATCGTCATCGGGCCGAACGGCGGCGGCAAGACAAATTTGCTCGACACGCTGTTTCTTACGCTGCGACGTCACATCTTTGCATCGATGTACGCACGCTTAGAACCAACGCCGGAAAATGCCGGAAGGCATGTCTTTCAATACAACGACATGCTAAGCAACATCCGCTTAGAGCCGCACAGCATGTCCCCGCAAGGCTCTGAGCAAGCCGTCGCACTTGAGCTTGAGGTCACGGAGACAGATCTCATCAACATGCGCGCGATGCAGTCAGATGCGCCAGACCTGCTGCGCTTTGCCCAAGGGCGCTACGACAATTCGCAGCTTGAGATCGTTAGCGAATGGCGAATCAACGAAATTGTGGCGGGTACAAGATTCACTTACCACGTCGTAAACAATCAACTTAGGCCAGCCGACAGCCAACCAGCTGCATGGTTTCTCCAGTATCTACAGCGCTTCGAGGTAGATGCGCTCCTTCGAGAACTGACTGGAAACGGGCGCCTATCAATTCCCCTGCTGTATCTGCCCGTCAACCGCTCCCGACACGATTTTCAATCTGGCGTCGAGCTAGCCAACCACAACAATTACGAAACCAAACGGACTGTAGACGTCGGCAGTTCACGAATGGCCGTCAACATCGTCAGCCTCGCGATCGGGACGCTCGCGGCGAAATACAGGCTGCTCCGTGAAGACGACAATGTCGGCGCGAAAAGCGCGTTTTATAGCGATCCGCAAGTGGAGGAGTTGACCAGGATCCTGTCCGAACTCGGATACGAATGGGAGCTCCGCTGCACCAATCCGATGTCCAATCGATACGACGTGCAGCTTACGAAGCAGGGCTCCTCGTTCCTCATAGGCGCAGCGTCATCTGGCGAACGCGAGCTACTTACATACCTATTTTCGATCTTCGCGTTGAATGTTAGGGATGCACTTGTCGTCATCGACGAACCAGAGCTACACCTGCACCCGAAGTGGCAAAGAATGCTTCTCGGCGTATTTGAGCGATTGGCCAGAGAAACGGGCAATCAATTCCTGCTGGCAACCCACTCGCCGACATTCGTCTCTCCCGACTCTATCCAGTACGTCTCGCGGGTTTACAGCGATGCGCAACGGAGTCGAATAATTCGGTTGAACACGCAGAACCTGCCGAACGCCAAGCACCTCCTGAACATCGTCAACAGTCAAAATAACGAGCGTCTATTCTTTGCCGACTCCGTAGTGCTGTGCGAAGGAATCTCCGATCGAATCGTTCTTGAATCCATTCTCGACCGTTTCGGCCGATCCGCTACTGCTGGCAAGATCATTGAAGTGATCAGCGCGGGCGGTAAAGGCTCGTTCCGCTTCTACAAAATGATCCTAGACGCCTCAAAGATTCCCTATTCAATCGTCGCAGATCGCGACTATGTTGAGCAGATTGGCGACGAAAAAGTGAAGAGCCTTTTTCTGCTAAACACGGATGAGATCAAAAGGAATGTCGTCGAAGACGTATCTAGCCGGGACGGTGCCAGGCTAGTTCAAGACATTGAAGATGCCATTACATCAGGCTCTTGGGACGCTGCTCGCGCGACGTGGGAGTACATAAAGTCTCGCCGCAGGTTAATGCCTTCTGCTCTGAGCGCTGAGCAGCAAACAATTTTTGACACCTTCCTGTCTCAGCAGAGAGCGGAAGGCGTCTACATCTTGCGTCGAGGGGCACTTGAGCAATACCTGCCTGAGGGTTTCGCGGGCAAGGACGTAGAGAAGCTCATTCAATTGCTTGAGGCCACCGACTTCTGGGAGCGGCTTCCCACGCCGGGTCGCGACGAGCTCCAATGGATTGCGCGAGACATTCTGGACGCATTCGAAGGGAGAAACGGGGGTCAGAGTGCAATTTCTGATCTGACAATCGCGTAGCGCTCGCACAGGACCCGAAGGGCGGCCGACAGGACGTCGGCCGTCGCTGGAAACGGGGTCAGGTTCCATTTCGGCACTCAAACACTGACGTCGTCACACAAGACCCGAAGGGCGGCCGACAGGACGTCGGCCGTCGCCACCCGAGGCAGGATGCCGAGTGTGGCGATCGCGAGGAATCAACACGCGCGAGCTGTAGATCCGTCGAGGAAGGTGCTTTCTTTGGTTATCTTTCTTTGCACCAGCAAAGAAAGTAACTCGGGCGCGCAGCGCACGAAACGCTCTTGCCGTCGTCGCACGGCAATCGATGGCATCAATCCACTCGACCGGAATGCGCCGCGCTGCCGCGCGTCGCCATCGCGACGATCCCGAGTGCTTATTCGACGTCAGCGACTGCAAAAGTCTCCGCTTTGTCGTTCTCGTGAGCGTTCTCATCGCACCAGGCCGCACACGTTTACAGCATCGCAACGGACCACGGTTCAACCTGCCCGCGCACCGCAATGCACCGCGTGCATCCCACCATCGTGTTCCGCATCCCCAAGGACTGGTCGATGAAAAAATCTCTGCATTCCCTCGGCGGTTTCCTGGCCGCTTCCCTGCTGGGCGCGACGCTGGCGTTGCCCGCCGTCGCCCAGGCCGGCTGCCCGTCGTACGGCAACCAGGGCATGTCGGGCGACTGCTCGCCACGCAGCAGCCAGTGCTTCAACAGTTGGGTGACCGACCACCGCATGTTCAGCGGCGTGTGGCACTACAAGCTGCTCGTGTACCGCCGCAACGCGGGTGGCACATGGTCGTACTACAGCGAGACCTGGCATCCCTGCTGAGCGACGCCGGAAAAACAGGGCCAGAGTGCAGTTTTCCTCGACCCCGCCAACTGATCAGCGACACAAGACCCGAAGGGCGGCCGACAGGACGTCGGCCGTCGCCACTTGGCGAAGCGGCGCCGCTTGCGAATCGCAGGTTCGCGCGCCGGTGAGCGCCCGCCGCGCTGCGGCGGGCCGAAGGATGCCGAGTGTGGCGATCGCGAGGAATCAACACGCGCGAGCTGTAGATTCTTCGAGGAAGGTGCTTTCTTTGGCTATCTTTCTTTGCACCAGCAAAGAAAGTAACTCGGGCGCGCAGCGCACGAAACGCTTTGCCCCTAGACGCGACAATCGAACCACCGACTACCGAAACCCACCCTTCGAAGGCCGCTCAATCCGGCAAATCCCCTTCGACGCATGCGGATTCATCGACCGCATGGCGCCCCGCGACATCTGTCCGCGCCCTGCCCGCACTTCCCGCCAATCATGCTCGCCCGGATCCAGCGCAAGCGTCGGATCCTTCTTGCGACCGTCCAGCTCGGCGACGACATCCTCCGCACGCAGCACCAGCCAGCGCTGCGCGAACGCCAACGCGCGCGGAAGTGATGAAAAGCACCGCCGCATGTGCACGCGACGATGCTTGCCGGTCAGCACTTCATACGACCCGTAATACGTGGCGCCCACCACCGCGACGCTGACCCATGTCGGCGCATCGCCATGCAGCAGGTGGATCTGCGCGCCGTAATCGGACCATGCCCAGCGGAAGCCGGGCGGAAGCGGTGTGTCGGGAAGGTCGGCTCGGGTCAGCGGCGGCAGCATGGGGACACGATCCGCTGCGCACGTCTCACCGAGTGAGGACGTCGCCGATCGGCAGTCAAATGAAATGGGGGGCCAGGTTCCATTTCCTCGTCGCTTCGTTCGGGCAGGCGTCTATTTGCTGTCATGACTTCTTTGCGCTCGCGAAGAAGAGCGGCTCAAGCGCGCCAAGGCACGAACGTCGTCGCTGCCAAACATGCACCAAGCGCTCGCGCATGCATCCCGTGCCACGGTGTTCACCCCGCCGCGGCACTAATGCACGCCATGCGCATCGCCCCCTGCTGTCCTGCTCGCTGCCGCGTTGCTCGTGCACGCGCTCCCCTCGGCCGCCGATCCGCTGTCGATGTTCGAAGGCGCGTCGCAGGGTCGCGGCGAGCTGACGTTGGGGCTGGGACACGCGACGCCCTACACCGTCGACAACCTCGGCCGTCGCGACGCCGACGGCACGTTGCACCTCCATCAGGTGGTGCACATGGCCGGTGAGCCCGAGCGCACGCGCGACTGGGTGATCCACCCTGCCGGCAGCGGCGCTTATACCTTCACGCTCAGCGACGCGAGCGGGCCCGGCGTCGCGACCGTCGACGGCGCGCGCCTGTCGCTGCGCTACGCGCCGCACCACGGGATGCGCATGCGGCAGGTGCTCGAGCTGTCGCCCGACGGCACCACGCTGTCGAACACCGGCCGCATCAGCCTGCTCGGGTTTCCGATCGGCCACCTCGACGAAACGATCGTCCGCACCGGGGCGGAATGAATCGGGGGCCCGGTTCCATTTCTTCGTTGCTTCGTCCGGGCAGGTGTCTATTTGCCGCCATGCCTTCTTTGCGCCCGTGGTGAAGTGGGGTCAGGTTCCATTTTCCGGGGGCCACCGCGCTTTACCAAGCGAGAAGGGCATGGCGATCGCACGGAGCTCGCAAGTCGCAAGCGGTAGGTCCGTCGAGAAAGGCGCCTTCTTTGGTTATCTTTCTTTGCACCAGCAAGAAGGTGGCTCGGGCGCGCCTGCGCACGAGGCGCTTTTTGCTCACGCGACTAAAGATGAGCACCAGCGCACATGACAACACCGCTCTCCCTAACCGCCGCATTCCTGTTGTCAACTACCTTGGGTGTTCCAACCGCCCCGCCCGCGGCCGGCAACACCGTTGATCCTTCAGCCGTATCGCTCTATCGGCAGACTCAGCAGTTGCTGCTCGATCGCATCCGTGGCGGCGTTCGCGCGCAGGTGCATCTCGAATTGCCCGACGCAAGCGTCGACGATGGATTCGACGAGTACGTAATAGACGACCTGGTCCGACTGCGCGAAGTCCGCCTCCATCGGGAGTCGTTCGTAGTCGGGACGGGCTACTGCAACCGCGTGGACGACGGGGAGTTCAAGTGCCGTCAGATCGAAGAGGTGGAGCTCGGCATACGCCCGATCCACGACGATCGTGTCTACCGGGCCCTCGCGTCGGAGTCGCCTTGCGGCGCATCCATGTGTCGCCAGATCGATGTTGAGGAGCGGGATAACGATGCGGAAACCCTGGATTTCGTAGAGAGCCTGGGTGCCGTGCCTGACCCGACATCCCACTACGCGTTTCGCCTGCTCATCCGCGCTGACGGATTGCCATATTCGTTCGAAGAGGTTCGCCTCAACGCGGACGGCCTGATCGAACCGCGTGCCACCTTCACCTTCGACTACTCCACACCGGTAGGAGCGATCAGGTTGCCGATCGAGCCCCCGGCGATCTGACACGCGAAGACAGGATCAGGTTCCGATTTGCCGAAGGAACGAGCCTGAGGCCTCTTTCATGGGACCGCTACACTTCGGGGCCGACCGCTTCACCGACAGGAGCCCGCTATGACCTACACCACCACCGCATCCGGCCTGCAGTACGAGGACACCGTCGTCGGTACCGGCCCAGAAGCCAAGCCCGGTCGCAATGTCGTCGTGCATTACACGGGCTGGCTGTTCGAGAACGGCCAGCAAGGCGAGAAGTTCGATTCGAGCAAGGACCACGGCGAGCCCTTCATCTTTCCGCTGGGCGGCGGCATGGTCATCAAGGGTTGGGACGAAGGCGTGCAGGGCATGCGCGAAGGCGGCGTCCGCACGCTGATCATTCCGCCCGGCCTGGGCTATGGCGCGCGCGGCGCCGGCGGCGTGATTCCGCCGAACGCGACGTTGAAGTTCGAAGTGGAGTTGCTCGGCGCCTGAGGCACCGGAATGAGGTCGGCTTCGTTTTGTCCTGACTGAAGTCAAGTCAGCTTTGCCGATTGTTTTCTCTTCGACCGCTGTCGTAGCCACTTCGACGGCATCGGAAAGCGGTCGGACCGCTTCGAAAGGTCTGCGGGCGACCTCCCGAAGCGCTCCGGAGCCTTTCAAAAAAAGGCCGGGCTCAATCCGCAAGGAATGATCCCGGCCTCTTGTTCACTTCCCGACCTGACGCTCAGCGCGCGCGCACGACCTTGGTCTTGGCGATCGAGTCGTGCCAGCCGGTGGCGTCCTCGCTGAAGAGTACGGAAAAGGCTTCGAAGGGAATCATGCGCGAGAGCGTGCGGCCCAGGGCCTGACCCATCGAGGGGGCGGCGCCCCGCTCCGTGACCACGCGCGTGCCGCAGACGAACTTGCCGACCGTGCGCCCGAAGAGTCCTTCGAACAGCGTCCAGTACAGAACGAAGACCGGGACGCTGACGGCGTAGGCGCGTCCACCTTGAACGGCGTCTTCGCCCGCGACGACGATCACGGGAATCATGACCAGCATGACCAGCACGAAGTAGACCGCGTAGTCGATCAGCATGGTCAGGAAGCGCCGGCCTTTCCCGGCGTTCTCAGCGGTGTGGACGCGTTGCGATCCTGCGGCGATCACGGCGTCGCCGGCGCTGTACGGGTTCTGCATTTCCATCGGTTTTCCCCCTGGTGTGTAGGTGCTGTGCCTTATGCGTCGCTGTCCCCACAGCGACGAGCTGAGCTTATCGCTTCCGCCTTTTCGCGTCCGCCGCCTGCCTGTCCGTGCTGTCAGGAGGCACTTGCGCGTTGCGCGCTCCACCGTGATCACCGCAAGCGTCGAAACCACGGCGGGAAACAGGGCCGGGTTTCATTTTCCACGCCCGCCTTCAGCTGCGACCGCTTTCAGGCAGGCTCGTGCGCCGACGACCGCATCCCCGCTCGACGTCCCATCTGCCATGCTGCCCGCCGGCCGCAGCTTCCCTGCGGCGAACAGGAGTGCGCCATGAGCAAGGGTATGGACCGTAAGAAGGAAACGAAGAAGAAGCCGGCAAAGACACCGCAGGAAAAGCGCGCGGCCAAGAACGAGAAGAAGGCCTCGAAGCCGTTCGCCCCCACCTGACCGCGCCGGCGGAAGGCGGGAACAGGAAATGGGTCGCGCTCCACTTTCGGCAGGCGCGCGACGGTGAACCGATAGACCCGAAGGCGGCCGACACGGTGCCGGCGGTCGCCACCGGGAGCCGCGTGCCGAGGCTGGCGGTCGCGATGCGTCGTACGTCGCGGGGCCATGGATGCCTCGGCGACGTTCTCTATCGCTCTGGCCTGCGTTGCGCCGCGACCGGCTGCTTGCGTCGCGACTGCGGACGACCGGCGCTGCGGTCGCGCGTGTTGGGATACGACGCGGCGTCTTAACCTGCCGACGAAGTGAAACGGCGCGAGTCGTCGCACTCGCGATCGCATTGCTCGGGCGCGTCAGTCCTTCAGTGCTGCTCCACGCATGAGTCCGCTCACAGGCAACTTACGAAGTTGACTCGAAGATGGCCGCGACCGGGCGGACTCGAGCCCGATCTCAACCGATGGCGGTGCGGCGTTTCGGCCGATGGCTTGGTTGCATGCGGGAGGTGTCATGCGCATTCCCCTTGTCTGCATCGTTTCCACAGCTCTCCTTCTGACCAGCAGTTGCTCGCGCGACAAGGCGCCGACGACGGCGACGCCCACGGCCGCGCCCGCCGCGGCAACCACCGCTGCGCCGCCTGCCGCGGCTGCGGCGAAGCGTCCCAAGGAAGTGCTCTTCAGCCCGGAAGAGCTGCAGCAGATGGTGGCGCCGATCGCGTTGTATCCCGACGCGTTGCTGGCACAGGTGCTGATGGCTGCGACCTATCCGAGCGATGTGGCGGAAGCCGCTGCGTGGTCGAAGGCGCACCCCGAAGCGAAAGGCGACGCGGCGGTGAAGCAGGTCTCCGACCAGCCGTGGGATCCCAGCGTGCAATCACTCGTTGCGTTCCCGCAGGTGCTGTATGCCGCGGGCAACCAGGCCGCGTGGGTGCAGCGCCTGGGCGATGCGTTCCTCGCGCAGCCCGATGACGTGATGGACGCGGTGCAGCAGTTGCGCCAGAAGGCGAAGGCGAACGGCACGCTCGACTCCAACCAGTACCAGAAGGTGACTTCGCAACCGCGCGCGGCGGCGCCTGTGCAGGCAGCGCCGGCGCCATCCGAGCCGGCGGTCGGCGGTTACGAGTCGGCGCCTGTCGCCGCGGCGCCGCTCACCGAGACGATCCTCATCGAGTCGTCCGACCCGCAGACCGTGTACGTGCCGAGCTACGACCCGAACACCGCGTACGGCGCGTGGTCGTATCCGGCGTATCCACCGGTGTACTACCCGCCGCCCGCGAGCTACTACCCGATGGGCGGCGCGCTGGCGACGGGGCTGATGTTCGGCGTGGGGCTGGCGGCCGCCGACGCGCTCTGGGGCGACTTCGACTGGAACGACAACGACATCGATATCGACGTCGACCGTTACAACAACATCAACACCAACCGGCAGATCAACCGCACGCAGAACACCTGGAACCACAACGCCGCCAATCGCGATGGCGTGCCTTACCGCGACCAGTACGACCGCCAGAACAACAGCCAGCGTCTGGCCGGTGCGGATCGCCGCAGCGAATTCCGCGGCGAGGATGCGCAGCGTGCGCAGTCGCGCGAGCAGGCGCGTGCGTCGATGCAACAGCGGGGCGTGCAGGCGCCGGCGCGCAGCAACCAGGAAGCGCGTGAACGCGCGCAGGCCGCCACCTCCGAGCGCGACCGGACGCAGGCGCGGGAACGTGCGCAGACGCAGGCGCGCGAGCGGGCGCAGTCGGATCGCGCGCAGGCGGCACAGGCGGATCGCGCACGGGCTGATCGCGCGCAGAGTGCGAGTCGCGACCAGGCGCGTGATCGTGCGCAGCAACAGGCGCGCGCATCGCGGGACGGCGCGCAGAACCGGTCGCAAGCCCCCCAGCGGCATAGGCAGACGCAGAGCAACACGCAGGCGCGAGCCGCCGCGCGCAACCAGCAGCAGGCGCGACAACCGTCGCGGAGTAATGCCTTCGAAGGCGCCAGCAGGCCGCAGCAATCCCGGGCTTATGCGGAGCGCGGCCAGGCGAGTCGTCAGTCGGCGCAACGCCAGTCGCCACAACGTTCGTCCGGACAGCAGCGCTCATCGCCGCAGCGTCAGTCGTCGCAGCGATCCGGTGGCCAGCAGCGTCAAGGCGCGGGCGGCCGCCGTTAACCAGGAGTCTCCGCATGAAACGCTTCATGTGTTCGCTCCCGCTCGCGTTGTTGCTGGCGCTGGGGTCGTCGTCGCCGGTCGTCGCGCAGACGCGCTTCCCGACACCGGACGCCGCTGCCGATGCGCTGGTCAAGGCGCTGGGCACGCAACGTGCCGATGCGGCCGCGCTGGCCGCGCTGCTGGGTGCGAACTGGCGCGACTACGTGCCACTGGAAGGCATCGATCGCGCGGACGTCGACGCGTTTCTCGCCAAGTACCGCGAACGGCACGCATTCGAGACCGCGGCGGATGGCACGTCGACGCTCAGCGTCGGCACCGACCCCTGGACCTTCCCGATTCCGCTGGCCAAGGCTGCGGGTGGCTGGAGCTTCGACACGAAGGCGGGCGCCGAGGTGATGCGCACCCGTCGCATCGGCCGTGACGAACTCGATGCGGTGGAATCACTGCGCGCCTACCACGACGCGCAAATGGACTACGCCGAAGCGGATCGCGATGGCGACGGCGTACTCGAGTACGCGCAGAAGATCATCAGCACCGATGGGCTGCACGACGGCCTGTACTGGTCCGACGACGACACCGGCGAGATCAGTCCGCTGGGACCGCTGTTCGGCGATGCCGCGGTGGGCAACGACTGGCACGGCTACCACTTCCGCATCCTGACCGCGCAGGGCTCGCATGCACCGCGCGGCGCGCGCAGCTACATGCTGGGCGACAACATGAGCGGCGGCTTCGCCGCGATCGCGTGGCCGGCGAAGTACGACGAGACCGGCGTGATGAGCTTCATGATCAGCTGGAACGGCAAGGTGTACGAGAAGGACCTGGGTCCGAATTCGGAAGCGATCGCGCGTGCGATGAAGCAGTTCGATCCGGACGAGGGCTGGGTGGAAACCAAGGCCGCGGCGCCGGCGAAATAGTTCGGCGTGCAGGGCCGCCGTGTCAGGACCGGCGCGGCTCGCGAGCGGTAGCGCCCGCCCCTCGGTCCGCAACCGCGCTGATCCGCCCGCGACACCGACCGCCGCACAGTGCGTACGCGCATCCCGCCCGCGATCGGACTCGTCATGCTCGCCACCCTCGACACCACCTGCCCGTACTGCGGCGAAGTCATCAGCCTTGTCGTCGACGGCAGCGCCGGTGACCAGCGCTACATCGAAGACTGCAGCGTCTGCTGCCGCCCCATCACGGTCATCGTCGATGTGGATCACGAGGGCGATATCGACCTGCGCGTGCAGTCGGAATCCGAGACCTGATTCCGCCGGTCGACATCGCGCACGCCCGCCGCGCGATGCGAAACCCTGATGCGAACGGGTGCCGCACACGGATGATGTTGCGTCGCCCCAATCGCTAGTCGCCATCACGTTCCCGGCTTCAGCAACACCTTCGTCCACCCTTCATTCCGCGCATCGAAATTCCGATAGCCCTCCGGCGCCTGCTCGAGCGGCAACTCGTGCGAGACGATGAATGAGGGTTTCGCCTTGCCCGCATGGATCAGGTTCATCAGGTAGCGGTTGTATTGCTTGACGTTCGCCTGCCCGGTGCCGAGCTGCAGGCCCTTGCTCCAGAACTCGCCGAAGTCGAACGCGATCTGACCCTTCTTCGCGAGCGCATCCGCGCCGCCGGGATCCTTCGGCATGAACACGCCCACGCAACCGATGCTGCCGGTGTCCTTCACTGTCTTCACCAGGTTGTTCATGGTGAGGTTCGGCACTTCGTGGCCGGCGCCGTTGAAGCACTGGTAGCCGACGCATTCGCAGCCGCGGTCGGCGCCTTTGCCTTTCGTGAGTTCGAGGATCTGTTCGACGCCGTCCTGCTCGGTATCGTCGATCGTGATCGCACCGATCGCGTCGGCGAGCGCGAGGCGATCCTTGTGGGAATCGACCACCATCACCTGATACGCGCCGCGGATCATCGCCGAGTACGCCGCCATCAGACCGACGGGGCCCGCGCCGTAGATGACGACGCTCTCGCCCGGTCGCACGCCGGCGAGTTCGGTCGCGTGATAACCGGTCGGAAAGATGTCCGACAGCATCACGTAGTCGTTCTCGCGGTCCCCCGCGTCTTCGGGCAGCACGAGGCAGTTGAAGTCGGCGTACGGCACGCGCAGGTATTCGGCCTGGCCGCCGTCGTACGGGCCCATCTCGGCATAGCCGTACGCGGCGCCGACGCTGCCGGGGTTCGCGATGAGGCAGGCGGCGGTGAAGCCGCGCTCGCAGTTCTCGCAGAAGCCGCAGCCGATGTTGAACGGCAGGCAGACGCGATCCCCGACCTTGACGCGTTCGACGCAGCCGCCGGCTTCGATCACTTCGCCGAGGTTCTCGTGGCCGAACACCTTGCCCTTTTCGACGCTGGTGCGGCCTTCGTACATGTGCAGGTCGGAACCGCAGATGTTGGTCGTCGTGATGCGGACGATGACGTCGGTGGGCTTTTGGATCTTCGGATCAGGCCGATGCTGGACGCTGACATCGCGCGGGCCGTTGTAGACGAGTGCTCGCATGGAAGACTCCTGCGCCGTCGATGCGTCCGCAGCTCGGGACGGCGGCCGTCCACAGGCGCGTTCGCGAGCGGCCGCGCGCCCGATCGATACGACGGGACGCGACGCGACCGTAGGTGCAGGCGCGTGCACCGCACGGC
This region includes:
- a CDS encoding NrdJb, which translates into the protein MAVKIEKKIKGYSVISAEDRAREAQASTAPAESKIADVIQMHERLERPEVLIGSTYKIKTPLVEHAMYVTINDIVLNAGTEHEQRRPFEVFINSKSMDHFQWIVGLTRIMSAVFRKGGDVTFLVDEMKAVFDPRGGYFKAGGVYMPSLVAEIGAVVEDHLKSIGMIVDNNLSDTQRALIAEKRAAYERATQPAANESVSVTGDGTAFPPSATMCHKCSTKALVLMDGCATCLNCGYSKCG
- a CDS encoding AAA family ATPase, which encodes MRVNSITIQNVRSFLEPATFRLDGPMSIVIGPNGGGKTNLLDTLFLTLRRHIFASMYARLEPTPENAGRHVFQYNDMLSNIRLEPHSMSPQGSEQAVALELEVTETDLINMRAMQSDAPDLLRFAQGRYDNSQLEIVSEWRINEIVAGTRFTYHVVNNQLRPADSQPAAWFLQYLQRFEVDALLRELTGNGRLSIPLLYLPVNRSRHDFQSGVELANHNNYETKRTVDVGSSRMAVNIVSLAIGTLAAKYRLLREDDNVGAKSAFYSDPQVEELTRILSELGYEWELRCTNPMSNRYDVQLTKQGSSFLIGAASSGERELLTYLFSIFALNVRDALVVIDEPELHLHPKWQRMLLGVFERLARETGNQFLLATHSPTFVSPDSIQYVSRVYSDAQRSRIIRLNTQNLPNAKHLLNIVNSQNNERLFFADSVVLCEGISDRIVLESILDRFGRSATAGKIIEVISAGGKGSFRFYKMILDASKIPYSIVADRDYVEQIGDEKVKSLFLLNTDEIKRNVVEDVSSRDGARLVQDIEDAITSGSWDAARATWEYIKSRRRLMPSALSAEQQTIFDTFLSQQRAEGVYILRRGALEQYLPEGFAGKDVEKLIQLLEATDFWERLPTPGRDELQWIARDILDAFEGRNGGQSAISDLTIA
- a CDS encoding DUF3833 domain-containing protein, which produces MHALPSAADPLSMFEGASQGRGELTLGLGHATPYTVDNLGRRDADGTLHLHQVVHMAGEPERTRDWVIHPAGSGAYTFTLSDASGPGVATVDGARLSLRYAPHHGMRMRQVLELSPDGTTLSNTGRISLLGFPIGHLDETIVRTGAE
- a CDS encoding FKBP-type peptidyl-prolyl cis-trans isomerase — translated: MTYTTTASGLQYEDTVVGTGPEAKPGRNVVVHYTGWLFENGQQGEKFDSSKDHGEPFIFPLGGGMVIKGWDEGVQGMREGGVRTLIIPPGLGYGARGAGGVIPPNATLKFEVELLGA
- a CDS encoding RDD family protein codes for the protein MVSTLAVITVERATRKCLLTARTGRRRTRKGGSDKLSSSLWGQRRIRHSTYTPGGKPMEMQNPYSAGDAVIAAGSQRVHTAENAGKGRRFLTMLIDYAVYFVLVMLVMIPVIVVAGEDAVQGGRAYAVSVPVFVLYWTLFEGLFGRTVGKFVCGTRVVTERGAAPSMGQALGRTLSRMIPFEAFSVLFSEDATGWHDSIAKTKVVRAR
- a CDS encoding DUF3300 domain-containing protein; the encoded protein is MRIPLVCIVSTALLLTSSCSRDKAPTTATPTAAPAAATTAAPPAAAAAKRPKEVLFSPEELQQMVAPIALYPDALLAQVLMAATYPSDVAEAAAWSKAHPEAKGDAAVKQVSDQPWDPSVQSLVAFPQVLYAAGNQAAWVQRLGDAFLAQPDDVMDAVQQLRQKAKANGTLDSNQYQKVTSQPRAAAPVQAAPAPSEPAVGGYESAPVAAAPLTETILIESSDPQTVYVPSYDPNTAYGAWSYPAYPPVYYPPPASYYPMGGALATGLMFGVGLAAADALWGDFDWNDNDIDIDVDRYNNINTNRQINRTQNTWNHNAANRDGVPYRDQYDRQNNSQRLAGADRRSEFRGEDAQRAQSREQARASMQQRGVQAPARSNQEARERAQAATSERDRTQARERAQTQARERAQSDRAQAAQADRARADRAQSASRDQARDRAQQQARASRDGAQNRSQAPQRHRQTQSNTQARAAARNQQQARQPSRSNAFEGASRPQQSRAYAERGQASRQSAQRQSPQRSSGQQRSSPQRQSSQRSGGQQRQGAGGRR
- a CDS encoding DUF2950 domain-containing protein — encoded protein: MKRFMCSLPLALLLALGSSSPVVAQTRFPTPDAAADALVKALGTQRADAAALAALLGANWRDYVPLEGIDRADVDAFLAKYRERHAFETAADGTSTLSVGTDPWTFPIPLAKAAGGWSFDTKAGAEVMRTRRIGRDELDAVESLRAYHDAQMDYAEADRDGDGVLEYAQKIISTDGLHDGLYWSDDDTGEISPLGPLFGDAAVGNDWHGYHFRILTAQGSHAPRGARSYMLGDNMSGGFAAIAWPAKYDETGVMSFMISWNGKVYEKDLGPNSEAIARAMKQFDPDEGWVETKAAAPAK
- a CDS encoding CPXCG motif-containing cysteine-rich protein, translating into MLATLDTTCPYCGEVISLVVDGSAGDQRYIEDCSVCCRPITVIVDVDHEGDIDLRVQSESET